In Arthrobacter sp. MN05-02, one genomic interval encodes:
- the ispE gene encoding 4-diphosphocytidyl-2-C-methyl-D-erythritol kinase, translated as MVPGRTLDKRSGARSVRVKAPGKINVALRVGPPREDGYHGIASVFLAVSLYEEVTATEVPGDGISVTVNATGTLNLPADSIPLDRTNLAVRAAELLAEVSPGRSGVHLDITKRVPISGGMGGGSADAAATLLACDALWGSGFSRDELAKIAVDLGADVPFALVGGTAVGLGVGDQLTPAISKTPLHWVLVTSDYGLSTPEVYRRLDDIRLRNGVEPDPQPSIDAAILGAMRAGDALGLAPLLHNDLQQASLELAPALGDILEQGRAAGALAGIVSGSGPTIAFLTQSSGHAAELESLLGTEGLQASSVHGPAHGARIATDFAA; from the coding sequence ATGGTCCCGGGCAGAACACTCGACAAACGCTCCGGTGCCCGCTCCGTCCGCGTGAAGGCCCCCGGGAAGATCAACGTGGCCCTCCGGGTCGGTCCGCCGCGCGAGGACGGGTACCACGGGATCGCGAGCGTCTTCCTCGCGGTCTCCCTGTACGAGGAGGTCACCGCCACGGAGGTCCCCGGCGACGGCATCAGCGTGACGGTGAACGCCACGGGCACCCTGAACCTCCCGGCCGACTCGATCCCGCTCGACCGGACCAATCTCGCGGTCCGCGCCGCAGAGCTCCTGGCCGAGGTCAGCCCGGGCCGGTCGGGGGTGCACCTCGACATCACCAAGCGTGTCCCCATCTCCGGCGGGATGGGCGGTGGTTCCGCCGACGCCGCTGCTACGCTCCTGGCTTGTGACGCCCTCTGGGGGAGCGGCTTCTCACGCGACGAGCTGGCCAAGATCGCCGTCGACCTCGGCGCCGACGTGCCGTTCGCACTCGTCGGCGGCACCGCCGTCGGACTCGGTGTGGGCGACCAGCTCACCCCGGCCATCTCGAAGACGCCCCTGCACTGGGTGCTGGTGACCTCGGACTACGGGCTGTCCACGCCCGAGGTCTACCGGCGGCTCGACGACATCCGGCTCCGGAACGGGGTGGAGCCGGATCCCCAGCCGTCCATCGACGCCGCGATCCTGGGGGCCATGCGCGCCGGGGACGCCCTCGGACTGGCGCCGCTGCTGCACAACGACCTCCAGCAGGCCTCACTCGAACTCGCTCCCGCGCTGGGCGATATCCTTGAGCAGGGCAGGGCCGCGGGCGCGCTGGCCGGGATCGTCTCCGGCTCCGGTCCGACGATCGCCTTTCTGACGCAGAGTTCCGGCCACGCGGCCGAACTCGAGTCCCTCCTCGGCACCGAGGGGCTGCAGGCGTCGTCCGTGCACGGCCCGGCACACGGGGCGCGCATCGCCACAGATTTCGCGGCCTGA
- a CDS encoding AraC family transcriptional regulator, protein MCTSAAAVRHHYAAGETPPAYREQDTPGVGATDTADTDAPAVRRRRKGGYPPLPEPLPVPVLDNHTHFDFREGSVQVSIAEALDAAEAAGVRGAVQVGTDLASSRFTAAVVEQDQRLLGAVALHPNDAPLLAAEGALDAALEEIEHLAAGPRIRALGETGLDYFRTGEDGRGSQLVSFRSHLDIAKRLGKALQIHDRDAHDDVVSTLLTDGAPERVVLHCFSGDADLARTCNENGWYMSFAGTVTFKNADTLREALLVADPALVLTETDAPFLTPHPYRGRPNASYAVPYTVRAMADILGTDLDPLCARLTANTEAVYGSWS, encoded by the coding sequence ATGTGTACCAGTGCAGCAGCGGTCCGGCACCACTACGCGGCCGGGGAGACGCCCCCGGCCTATCGGGAACAGGACACCCCGGGTGTCGGAGCCACCGACACGGCCGACACGGACGCTCCGGCCGTCCGGCGACGCCGCAAGGGCGGCTACCCGCCGCTGCCGGAGCCGCTGCCCGTCCCCGTCCTCGACAACCACACGCACTTCGACTTCCGCGAGGGGTCCGTGCAGGTGTCGATCGCCGAAGCCCTGGATGCGGCCGAGGCCGCCGGGGTCAGGGGCGCGGTGCAGGTCGGCACCGACCTCGCGTCCTCCCGCTTCACCGCCGCCGTCGTCGAGCAGGACCAGCGGCTCCTCGGTGCCGTGGCCCTGCACCCCAATGACGCTCCGCTGCTCGCAGCCGAGGGGGCGCTCGATGCCGCGCTCGAGGAGATCGAGCACCTCGCCGCCGGCCCGCGCATCCGCGCCCTGGGGGAGACCGGCCTGGACTACTTCCGGACCGGCGAGGACGGCCGCGGCAGCCAGCTCGTGTCGTTCCGCAGCCACCTCGACATCGCCAAGCGGCTCGGCAAGGCACTCCAGATCCACGACCGCGACGCACACGACGACGTCGTCAGCACGCTGCTCACCGACGGAGCCCCCGAGCGGGTCGTCCTGCACTGCTTCTCGGGGGACGCGGACCTCGCGCGGACCTGCAACGAGAACGGCTGGTACATGTCCTTCGCCGGGACGGTGACCTTCAAGAACGCCGACACCCTGCGGGAGGCCCTGCTCGTCGCCGATCCGGCGCTCGTCCTCACCGAGACCGATGCGCCGTTCCTGACGCCTCACCCCTACCGTGGCCGGCCCAACGCCTCCTACGCGGTGCCCTATACGGTCAGGGCCATGGCGGACATCCTCGGCACCGACCTCGACCCCCTCTGCGCCCGGCTGACGGCGAACACCGAGGCCGTCTACGGCAGCTGGAGCTGA
- the rsmI gene encoding ribosomal RNA small subunit methyltransferase I (possible pseudo due to frameshift): MQALGVTVPGRVISYHEHNEAERTPELLDLVRDGATLLMVTDAGMPSVSDPGYRLVEAAVGKGLDLTAVPGASAVLAALALSGLPTDRFCFEGFLPRKPGVRAGRLADLASERRTMVFFEAPHRLEPMLRSLQQAFGSDRPAAVARELTKVHEQVVRGSLLELLQWAQNTEVRGEIAVVVAGAPEAPPSRPEDHVAEVNTLIGAGMRLKDAVAAVAADSRVSKRELYAAVIAAR; encoded by the coding sequence GTGCAGGCACTCGGAGTCACGGTTCCGGGCCGGGTGATCAGCTACCACGAACACAACGAGGCGGAGCGCACGCCCGAACTCCTCGATCTGGTCCGGGACGGCGCCACGCTGCTCATGGTGACCGACGCGGGCATGCCCTCCGTGTCCGACCCGGGCTACCGGCTCGTCGAGGCGGCGGTCGGGAAGGGGCTCGACCTGACGGCCGTGCCCGGAGCCTCGGCGGTCCTCGCGGCCCTCGCCCTGTCCGGCCTGCCCACGGACCGGTTCTGCTTCGAGGGGTTCCTGCCGCGGAAGCCCGGCGTGCGCGCGGGGCGCCTCGCCGACCTGGCGTCGGAGCGCCGCACCATGGTGTTCTTCGAGGCGCCTCACCGCCTCGAACCGATGCTCCGCTCGCTGCAGCAGGCCTTCGGTTCGGACCGCCCGGCAGCAGTTGCCCGCGAGCTGACGAAGGTGCACGAACAGGTGGTCCGCGGTTCCCTCCTCGAGCTGCTGCAGTGGGCCCAGAACACCGAGGTGAGGGGGGAGATCGCCGTCGTCGTCGCAGGCGCGCCGGAGGCGCCGCCGTCGCGCCCGGAGGACCACGTCGCGGAGGTCAATACGCTCATCGGGGCCGGGATGCGCCTCAAGGACGCCGTGGCCGCAGTGGCCGCCGACAGCCGGGTGAGCAAGCGGGAACTGTATGCGGCGGTGATCGCCGCCCGCTGA
- a CDS encoding dolichyl-phosphate-mannose--protein mannosyltransferase (possible pseudo due to frameshift), translating into MVHPPVGKWMIAFGMLLFGSDNAFGWRFSAAAVGTLSVLLLAVVARRMFGSALLGAAAGLLLAVDGHHLVESRTSLLDIFLSFWLLAAFAALLLDRDDGRRRLARRLASIAGRNDDGVPTRAQLSWGPFLGLRPWRLIAGVCLGLALGTKWSALPYIAAFGLMTVAWDMSARRIAGVHHWALGGAVKDGLLAFACLVPVAALTYLGTWTGWFLSDDAYDRTWAERNPSEQWGWVPDALRSLAEYHRSAFTFHQGLGSDHPYEASAWSWLVMGRPTSFFYEKPAGCGEDACSQAVTVLGNPLIWWTAALSLLVLVFFWLGRRDWRAAAILTGVAAGYLPWFLYPERTTFYFYAVAFEPYLVLGLVYCLGLVLGSPAADAARRRRGIVLVGVFLAAAVALSAYFLPVWTAEIIPYDQWRMRMWLPSWI; encoded by the coding sequence GTGGTGCATCCGCCCGTGGGCAAGTGGATGATCGCCTTCGGCATGCTGCTGTTCGGCTCCGACAACGCGTTCGGCTGGCGCTTCTCCGCCGCCGCCGTCGGAACGCTGTCCGTCCTCCTGCTCGCCGTCGTGGCCCGGCGGATGTTCGGCTCGGCGCTGCTCGGCGCGGCTGCCGGCCTCCTCCTCGCCGTCGACGGCCACCACCTGGTGGAATCACGCACCTCGCTGCTCGATATCTTCCTGAGCTTCTGGCTCCTGGCAGCGTTCGCGGCGCTCCTCCTGGACCGGGACGACGGACGGCGACGCCTCGCCCGCCGCCTGGCCTCGATCGCCGGGCGGAACGACGACGGCGTACCGACCCGCGCCCAGCTGTCCTGGGGCCCCTTCCTCGGCCTCCGGCCCTGGCGCCTCATCGCCGGCGTCTGCCTCGGGCTGGCCCTGGGCACCAAGTGGTCGGCCCTGCCGTACATCGCGGCGTTCGGTCTGATGACCGTCGCGTGGGACATGAGCGCCAGGCGCATCGCCGGAGTGCACCACTGGGCCCTCGGGGGCGCGGTCAAGGACGGGCTCCTCGCCTTCGCCTGCCTCGTGCCGGTGGCGGCGCTGACGTACCTCGGTACGTGGACGGGCTGGTTCCTCTCGGACGATGCCTACGACCGCACGTGGGCCGAGCGCAACCCGTCGGAGCAGTGGGGCTGGGTGCCGGATGCCCTGCGGTCGCTCGCGGAGTACCACCGCAGCGCGTTCACGTTCCACCAGGGCCTCGGCTCGGACCATCCCTACGAGGCGTCCGCCTGGTCCTGGCTCGTGATGGGGCGTCCGACGTCGTTCTTCTACGAGAAGCCGGCCGGCTGCGGCGAGGACGCCTGCTCCCAGGCCGTCACCGTGCTCGGCAACCCGCTCATCTGGTGGACCGCGGCCCTGTCCCTGCTCGTGCTCGTGTTCTTCTGGCTCGGCCGCCGCGACTGGCGCGCGGCGGCGATCCTCACCGGCGTGGCCGCCGGCTACCTGCCCTGGTTCCTGTACCCGGAACGCACCACCTTCTACTTCTACGCGGTGGCCTTCGAGCCGTACCTCGTGCTGGGGCTGGTCTACTGCCTCGGCCTCGTGCTGGGGAGCCCTGCCGCGGATGCCGCCCGGCGGCGTCGCGGTATCGTGCTCGTGGGGGTGTTCCTGGCTGCGGCCGTGGCCCTCTCGGCGTACTTCCTGCCCGTCTGGACCGCCGAGATCATCCCCTACGACCAGTGGCGCATGCGCATGTGGCTGCCGAGCTGGATCTAG
- a CDS encoding NAD-dependent succinate-semialdehyde dehydrogenase has translation MAVTADQEKAVLDKVPTGLFIGGQWRASSSGAMFDVEDPATGRTLRTLSDATPEDGMAALDAAAAAQADWARTAPRERGEILRRAFDLVTARADEFALLMTLEMGKPLAEARGEVAYGAEFLRWFSEESVRMSGRYSTSPDGKSRLLVSKKPVGPCLLITPWNFPLAMATRKIAPAIAAGCTMVLKPANLTPLTSSLFATVLQEAGLPAGVLNIVNTTTAGAVTGPLIEDPRLRKLSFTGSTPVGRSLLAAASQNVLRTSMELGGNAPFLVFEDADLDAAVDGAMLAKLRNMGEACTAANRFIVHESVADRFAAALAERMEGMTPARGTEEASTLGPLIDQKSRDKVHELVSAAVGGGAQAVTGGSPVTGDGYFYQATVLTNVPRSSRILQEEIFGPVAPIITFSTEDEAVELANDTEYGLVAYVFTRDLNRGLRIGERLDTGMLGLNAGVVSNAAAPFGGVKQSGLGREGGAEGIEEYLYTQYVGIADPYAS, from the coding sequence ATGGCTGTCACCGCCGACCAGGAGAAGGCAGTACTCGACAAGGTGCCCACCGGGCTCTTCATCGGCGGACAGTGGCGGGCGTCGTCGTCCGGTGCCATGTTCGACGTCGAGGATCCAGCCACCGGGCGCACCCTCCGGACACTCTCGGACGCGACGCCCGAGGACGGTATGGCCGCGCTCGACGCCGCCGCCGCGGCCCAGGCCGACTGGGCCCGCACCGCACCGCGCGAGCGGGGGGAGATCCTGCGGCGGGCCTTCGACCTGGTCACTGCGCGGGCCGACGAGTTCGCCCTGCTGATGACCCTCGAGATGGGCAAGCCGCTCGCCGAGGCCCGCGGCGAGGTCGCCTACGGGGCCGAGTTCCTGCGCTGGTTCTCGGAGGAGTCCGTCCGCATGTCCGGCCGGTACTCGACCTCCCCCGACGGCAAGTCCCGCCTGCTCGTGAGCAAGAAGCCCGTGGGGCCGTGCCTGCTCATCACGCCGTGGAACTTCCCGCTGGCGATGGCCACCCGGAAGATCGCCCCGGCGATCGCCGCCGGGTGCACCATGGTGCTCAAGCCCGCGAACCTCACGCCCCTGACCTCGTCGCTGTTCGCCACCGTGCTGCAGGAGGCCGGCCTTCCCGCCGGAGTCCTCAACATCGTCAACACCACCACCGCGGGGGCGGTCACGGGTCCCCTCATCGAGGACCCGCGCCTGCGCAAGCTCTCCTTCACGGGCTCGACGCCTGTGGGCCGCAGCCTCCTCGCAGCCGCCTCGCAGAACGTCCTGAGGACTTCCATGGAACTCGGCGGCAACGCGCCGTTCCTGGTGTTCGAGGACGCCGACCTCGACGCGGCGGTCGACGGTGCGATGCTCGCGAAGCTGCGGAACATGGGTGAGGCCTGCACCGCGGCCAACCGGTTCATCGTCCACGAATCGGTGGCGGACCGCTTCGCAGCGGCGCTGGCCGAGCGCATGGAGGGCATGACCCCCGCACGCGGCACGGAGGAGGCATCGACGCTCGGCCCGCTGATCGACCAGAAGAGCCGCGACAAGGTGCACGAACTGGTGAGCGCAGCGGTCGGGGGCGGCGCACAGGCGGTCACCGGAGGATCGCCCGTGACCGGCGACGGCTACTTCTACCAGGCCACGGTGCTCACGAACGTGCCCCGGTCCTCGCGGATCCTGCAGGAGGAGATCTTCGGGCCGGTGGCCCCCATCATCACCTTCAGCACCGAGGACGAGGCCGTGGAGCTCGCGAACGACACCGAGTACGGGCTGGTGGCCTACGTCTTCACGCGCGACCTGAACCGCGGGCTGCGCATCGGGGAACGCCTCGACACCGGGATGCTGGGACTCAACGCCGGCGTCGTGTCCAACGCCGCAGCCCCCTTCGGCGGCGTCAAGCAGTCGGGTCTCGGCCGTGAGGGCGGCGCCGAAGGGATCGAGGAGTACCTGTACACGCAGTACGTCGGCATTGCCGATCCCTACGCCTCCTGA
- a CDS encoding membrane protein, protein MDVDAFIAVHRSDWQRLDELVGRRRLDGAESDELLVLYQRVSTHLSIIRSVDPESALSGSLSTRLSRARTRFTGARSNTLEDVATFFVFALPAAFYRIRWLTAAVGVLFLAVTWLYALWVGTPGVLQALGPDEDLRRYVEEDFVDYYSENPAASFAGLVWTNNAWIALQAVAFGVTGIWPAFILYQNAQGLGIAAGTMASYDKLDVFLVYILPHGLMELTAIFIATAAGLRIFWSWVAPGRRLRSVALAQEGRALITVALGLVLVLLVSGLVEGFVTPSGLPPWLRLTIGFLVLAAYWAYTLILGRRAFAAGHRGDLGAVDRGDAVITA, encoded by the coding sequence AACTCGTCGGTCGCCGCCGCCTCGACGGCGCGGAATCCGACGAGCTGCTGGTGCTCTACCAGCGCGTCTCGACGCACCTGTCCATCATCCGGTCCGTGGATCCCGAGAGCGCCCTGTCGGGGTCCCTGTCCACGCGTCTCTCACGGGCCCGCACGCGCTTCACCGGCGCGAGGTCCAACACCCTGGAGGACGTCGCCACCTTCTTCGTGTTCGCCCTGCCGGCCGCGTTCTACCGCATCCGGTGGCTCACGGCGGCGGTGGGGGTGCTGTTCCTCGCCGTGACCTGGCTGTACGCGCTCTGGGTGGGGACGCCCGGGGTGCTCCAGGCCCTGGGACCGGACGAGGACCTCCGGCGCTACGTGGAGGAGGACTTCGTCGACTACTACTCCGAGAACCCGGCGGCGTCCTTCGCAGGGCTCGTGTGGACGAACAACGCCTGGATCGCGCTGCAGGCCGTCGCCTTCGGCGTCACGGGCATCTGGCCGGCCTTCATCCTGTACCAGAACGCACAGGGCCTGGGCATCGCCGCCGGCACGATGGCGTCCTACGACAAGCTCGACGTGTTCCTCGTCTACATCCTGCCGCACGGTCTCATGGAACTCACCGCCATCTTCATCGCGACGGCCGCCGGCCTGCGGATCTTCTGGTCCTGGGTGGCTCCCGGACGGCGCCTGCGGTCCGTGGCCCTGGCACAGGAGGGGCGTGCCCTGATCACGGTGGCGCTCGGACTGGTCCTGGTGCTGCTCGTCTCCGGTCTCGTGGAGGGTTTCGTGACGCCGAGCGGGCTGCCCCCGTGGCTCCGGCTGACGATCGGCTTCCTGGTCCTCGCGGCCTACTGGGCCTACACGCTGATCCTCGGCCGGCGGGCGTTCGCAGCGGGGCACCGCGGTGACCTCGGCGCCGTCGACCGGGGGGACGCCGTCATCACGGCCTGA
- a CDS encoding long-chain-fatty-acid--CoA ligase encodes MVREAITELLVDLPATSNTTDLLLKTHDADPARALFALRSDGRWRDVPASEFLGQVSALAKGLMARGVQPGDAVAVMSRTRYEWTLADVAIWFAGAVTVPIYETSSAHQVAWILEDARPAVVFVEDGHKADIVRDAAARAGRAGATTVVRLTTEDLGDEATLASLGATAPTVSDGALEAARSSRTLADAASIVYTSGTTGRPKGCVITHGNFALFAVNTLEFLPEFLRQENARTLMFLPLAHVLARAVQVVCFTGGIKLAHSGSAAQLLEDLTTFRPTFLLAVPRIFEKIHATAGQRAAEAGRGRLFAAAERTAVAYSRAVDSRARGGRGPSAVLRASHAVFDRILYPRLRSVFGGEVTYTVSGASPLSEHLTHFFRGAGILVQEGYGLTESTAPCTVNTVPLTRVGSVGIPMPGTSVRLDDDGEVQVRGTGIFAGYYRNEQATAEAFTSDGYFRTGDLGSLDEDGFLTITGRKKDLLVTAGGKNVAPGPLEETLRENPLVSQAVVVGEGRPFIGALLSLDREALGPWAAARGKPDLTAGQAATDADVLAELQTAVDAANATVSQAEQIRRFTVLNAEFTVESGHLTPTLKLKRAAVVADHAEALEALYGRR; translated from the coding sequence ATGGTGCGCGAAGCCATCACGGAACTCCTGGTCGACCTCCCGGCCACCAGCAACACCACCGACCTGCTCCTGAAGACCCACGACGCCGACCCGGCGAGGGCCCTGTTCGCCCTGCGGTCGGACGGGCGGTGGCGGGACGTCCCGGCCTCGGAGTTCCTGGGGCAGGTCTCCGCGCTGGCGAAGGGCCTGATGGCGCGCGGGGTGCAGCCCGGCGACGCCGTCGCCGTGATGTCGAGGACCCGCTACGAGTGGACCCTCGCCGACGTCGCCATCTGGTTCGCCGGAGCGGTGACCGTGCCGATCTACGAGACGTCCTCCGCCCATCAGGTGGCGTGGATCCTCGAGGACGCCCGGCCCGCCGTCGTCTTCGTCGAGGACGGACACAAGGCGGACATCGTGCGTGACGCCGCGGCCAGGGCGGGCCGGGCCGGTGCGACGACGGTGGTGCGCCTGACCACCGAGGACCTCGGCGACGAGGCCACCCTCGCATCGCTCGGCGCCACCGCCCCGACCGTGTCCGACGGGGCGCTCGAGGCTGCACGCTCCTCCCGGACCCTCGCCGACGCCGCGTCGATCGTCTACACCTCGGGGACCACCGGCAGGCCCAAGGGCTGCGTCATCACGCACGGCAACTTCGCGCTCTTCGCCGTGAACACCCTGGAGTTCCTGCCCGAGTTCCTGCGGCAGGAGAACGCGAGGACGCTGATGTTCCTGCCGCTCGCCCACGTCCTGGCGCGCGCCGTGCAGGTGGTCTGCTTCACCGGCGGCATCAAGCTGGCGCACTCCGGCTCCGCGGCGCAGTTGCTGGAGGACCTGACGACCTTCCGGCCCACGTTCCTCCTCGCTGTCCCCCGCATCTTCGAGAAGATCCATGCGACGGCCGGGCAGCGTGCCGCCGAGGCGGGCAGGGGACGGCTCTTCGCCGCGGCAGAGCGCACCGCCGTCGCCTACTCCCGTGCCGTGGATTCCCGCGCTCGCGGCGGCCGCGGGCCATCGGCCGTCCTGCGGGCGTCGCACGCCGTGTTCGACCGCATCCTCTACCCCCGGCTGCGCAGCGTGTTCGGCGGCGAGGTCACCTACACGGTCTCCGGTGCCAGCCCGCTCAGCGAGCACCTCACGCACTTCTTCCGCGGTGCCGGCATCCTGGTGCAGGAGGGCTACGGCCTGACGGAGAGCACGGCGCCGTGCACCGTCAACACCGTGCCGCTCACGCGGGTGGGCTCGGTGGGCATCCCCATGCCGGGCACGAGCGTCCGGCTTGACGACGACGGCGAGGTGCAGGTCCGCGGCACCGGCATCTTCGCCGGGTACTACCGCAACGAGCAGGCGACGGCGGAGGCCTTCACCTCCGACGGGTACTTCCGCACGGGTGACCTGGGCTCCCTCGACGAGGACGGCTTCCTCACCATCACGGGCCGCAAGAAGGACCTGCTGGTGACGGCGGGCGGCAAGAACGTGGCGCCCGGCCCCCTCGAGGAGACGCTGCGGGAGAACCCGCTCGTGTCGCAGGCCGTGGTGGTCGGCGAGGGTAGGCCCTTCATCGGCGCCCTTCTCAGCCTCGACCGCGAGGCGCTCGGTCCATGGGCGGCAGCCCGCGGCAAACCGGACCTCACCGCCGGACAGGCCGCCACCGACGCCGATGTCCTCGCCGAACTGCAGACCGCCGTCGATGCCGCGAACGCCACGGTGTCGCAGGCCGAGCAGATCCGGCGCTTCACCGTGCTGAACGCGGAGTTCACGGTGGAGTCGGGCCACCTCACGCCCACCCTCAAGCTGAAGCGGGCCGCCGTCGTGGCCGACCACGCGGAGGCGCTGGAGGCGCTGTACGGCAGGCGCTAG
- a CDS encoding membrane protein, producing MALLDKLPTRILTVRGWGLVVTAVVALLSAQVLGRRDLLYVGVLLLALPLASILVLRLVKPRFTVSRRFQPQSMEIGSTTTVTLSLAATVAGGASIAMEELLPARFGQAPRFTYPSRNPTREGVSVYEYRLRSASRGVYFIGPMTAEFTDPFGLGKSRHVLGGADGLVVTPAPLELLGTTLSGSRGSDGMAATRRQANPSDDDVMTREYRHGDSLRRVHWPATARHNELMVRQEESVTTPQATLLLDQRHSSFGTGFSTVFDGATGNGLSTSPTFEWAVTAAMSVSAHLLERNYALRFLDHQGAPALLHSRSAPFPTDEEHQGPGAVAGIAEGLAALELAPDSGRRQQLEERAGSSVVRAGEAVRSAAGRIRRSAPEAPQHAPHSAFGDDLLDKLAATRHRGPLVAVLGVITIEEARALASASDYGSASYAIIASERPADAQRQLTILREAGWHATAASPAAQLPTVWAGLGNADGPAPAGTSPTAARPPAPHRPFRDTSRGPA from the coding sequence ATGGCCCTCCTCGACAAGCTCCCCACGCGCATCCTGACGGTGCGCGGGTGGGGCCTCGTCGTCACCGCCGTCGTCGCCCTGCTGTCCGCGCAGGTCCTGGGACGCCGCGACCTCCTGTACGTGGGGGTGCTCCTGCTGGCGCTGCCGCTGGCGTCGATCCTCGTGCTCCGGCTCGTCAAGCCCCGCTTCACGGTGAGCCGCCGCTTCCAGCCGCAGTCCATGGAGATCGGGTCGACGACGACGGTCACGCTCTCCCTCGCGGCGACCGTCGCGGGAGGTGCGAGCATCGCGATGGAGGAGCTGCTCCCGGCCCGCTTCGGCCAGGCCCCCCGGTTCACCTACCCCTCGCGCAACCCGACGCGCGAGGGCGTCTCGGTGTACGAGTACCGGCTCCGGTCCGCGTCGCGGGGCGTCTACTTCATCGGGCCCATGACCGCGGAGTTCACCGATCCCTTCGGCCTGGGGAAGTCGCGGCACGTCCTCGGCGGGGCGGACGGCCTCGTGGTCACGCCGGCACCGCTCGAACTGCTGGGCACCACCCTCTCCGGATCCCGCGGCAGCGACGGCATGGCGGCCACACGCCGGCAGGCGAATCCGAGCGATGACGACGTCATGACGCGCGAGTACCGGCACGGGGACTCCCTGCGCCGGGTCCACTGGCCGGCGACGGCGCGCCACAACGAACTCATGGTGCGGCAGGAGGAGTCGGTGACCACCCCGCAGGCCACCCTGCTCCTGGACCAGCGGCACTCGAGCTTCGGTACCGGATTCAGCACGGTCTTCGACGGAGCCACCGGCAACGGGCTGTCCACCTCCCCGACCTTCGAGTGGGCCGTCACCGCCGCGATGTCGGTCAGCGCCCACCTGCTCGAGCGCAACTACGCCCTCCGGTTCCTCGACCACCAGGGTGCACCCGCGTTGCTGCACTCGCGGTCCGCACCGTTCCCGACCGACGAGGAACACCAGGGACCGGGCGCGGTCGCCGGTATCGCGGAAGGACTCGCGGCCCTCGAACTCGCCCCGGACTCCGGGCGCCGCCAGCAGCTGGAGGAGCGCGCCGGCAGCAGCGTGGTGCGGGCCGGCGAAGCGGTGCGGAGTGCCGCAGGCCGGATCCGCCGCTCGGCGCCGGAAGCACCCCAGCACGCACCGCACTCCGCCTTCGGGGACGACCTGCTCGACAAGCTCGCCGCCACACGTCACCGCGGACCGCTCGTCGCGGTCCTCGGCGTCATCACCATCGAGGAGGCGCGGGCACTCGCCTCCGCGTCCGACTACGGGTCGGCGTCCTACGCCATCATCGCGTCCGAACGGCCCGCCGATGCGCAGCGCCAGCTCACCATCCTGCGCGAGGCCGGCTGGCACGCGACCGCGGCCTCCCCCGCGGCACAGCTGCCGACCGTATGGGCCGGACTCGGGAACGCCGACGGCCCGGCGCCCGCCGGGACCTCCCCCACCGCGGCCCGTCCACCCGCGCCGCACCGACCCTTCCGCGACACCTCCAGGGGACCAGCATGA
- the rsmA gene encoding ribosomal RNA small subunit methyltransferase A, giving the protein MDIRPTKTLGQNFVIDGNTIRRIVAAANLAADETVLEVGPGLGSLTLGLLDAAERVVAVEIDPILAGKLPDTMARWRPHRADALDVVRQDALRVTELPHPPTALVANLPYNVAVPVVLNLLERFPSLRHGLVMVQDEVADRLAAPPGSKTYGVPSVKAAWYSDMAKAGVVGMNVFWPAPKIASGLVRFTRREPPATTATREQVFAVIDAAFAQRRKTLRAALAGWAGSPVLAEEALRAAGVDPTARGEVLDIVAFARIAEARATAADSPA; this is encoded by the coding sequence GTGGACATCCGTCCCACCAAGACCCTGGGGCAGAACTTCGTCATCGACGGCAACACCATCCGCCGTATCGTCGCGGCCGCGAACCTGGCTGCGGACGAGACAGTCCTCGAGGTGGGCCCGGGTCTCGGGTCCCTGACGCTCGGCCTGCTCGACGCCGCCGAGCGCGTCGTCGCCGTCGAGATCGATCCGATCCTCGCCGGGAAACTGCCCGACACCATGGCCCGCTGGCGGCCCCACCGCGCGGACGCGCTCGACGTCGTCCGCCAGGACGCCCTGCGCGTGACGGAACTGCCGCACCCGCCCACGGCGCTCGTCGCCAACCTGCCGTACAACGTCGCCGTCCCCGTGGTCCTCAACCTCCTCGAGCGCTTCCCGTCCCTCCGGCACGGACTCGTGATGGTGCAGGACGAGGTGGCCGACCGGCTCGCTGCTCCTCCCGGTTCGAAGACCTACGGCGTACCGTCCGTCAAGGCGGCCTGGTACTCGGACATGGCGAAGGCCGGGGTCGTGGGCATGAACGTGTTCTGGCCCGCACCGAAGATCGCCTCGGGCCTCGTCCGCTTCACCCGTAGGGAGCCGCCCGCGACGACCGCCACCCGGGAGCAGGTGTTCGCCGTCATCGACGCCGCGTTCGCCCAGCGCCGGAAGACCCTGCGGGCGGCGCTCGCAGGGTGGGCGGGGAGCCCCGTCCTCGCGGAGGAGGCGCTGCGCGCCGCCGGCGTGGACCCGACCGCCCGCGGCGAGGTCCTGGACATCGTGGCGTTCGCGCGCATCGCGGAAGCCCGCGCGACGGCTGCGGACTCCCCGGCGTGA